One Brevibacillus choshinensis genomic window carries:
- a CDS encoding nucleotide pyrophosphohydrolase, whose protein sequence is MERQKTMQEMQQEVDKYISQFKEGYFSPLSMMARMTEEVGELAREINHFYGEKPKKTDEGEKTVEEELGDVLFIVICFANSLGIDLQEAFDRIMHKFNTRDKDRWTRIEENQ, encoded by the coding sequence ATGGAACGGCAAAAAACCATGCAGGAAATGCAGCAGGAAGTGGACAAATACATATCGCAATTCAAAGAGGGCTACTTTTCCCCGCTTTCCATGATGGCAAGGATGACGGAAGAGGTAGGTGAACTTGCCAGAGAGATTAATCACTTCTATGGCGAGAAACCAAAGAAAACCGATGAGGGAGAAAAAACAGTAGAGGAAGAGCTGGGAGATGTGCTCTTTATCGTGATTTGTTTTGCCAATTCCCTCGGGATTGATTTGCAGGAAGCCTTTGATCGTATTATGCACAAATTCAACACGCGCGATAAAGATCGCTGGACGAGAATAGAGGAGAATCAATGA
- the dapB gene encoding 4-hydroxy-tetrahydrodipicolinate reductase codes for MEKQIRVAVAGAKGRMGQEVVKMLGEDANLIYTGNLDTRGDDESIRVQMAEMKPDVLVDFTTPHSVYRHMEICLDYGVRPVVGTTGLTPEQLQEMTDKYKEAGLGAIIAPNFAIGAILCMKFAAMAAKYMPHVEIIELHHDRKLDAPSGTALKTAEMIAAVREDLKQGHPDEKETIPGARGADYEGFRIHSVRLPGMVAHQEVLFGAVGQTLSIRHDSINRESFMPGVNMAVKAVVNMSSLIYGLEHLID; via the coding sequence ATGGAAAAGCAGATCCGGGTGGCAGTAGCCGGAGCAAAAGGCCGAATGGGACAAGAAGTCGTAAAAATGCTGGGAGAGGATGCCAATCTCATCTACACAGGAAACCTGGATACCAGAGGGGATGACGAGTCCATCCGCGTGCAAATGGCAGAGATGAAGCCGGACGTCCTCGTGGATTTCACCACTCCCCACAGTGTTTACCGCCACATGGAGATTTGTCTGGACTACGGAGTGCGCCCTGTCGTCGGTACGACTGGACTCACGCCTGAACAACTGCAGGAGATGACAGATAAGTATAAGGAAGCAGGTCTGGGGGCTATCATTGCCCCGAACTTTGCAATTGGTGCGATTCTGTGTATGAAGTTTGCCGCCATGGCCGCGAAATACATGCCGCATGTGGAAATTATCGAGCTTCACCACGACCGCAAGCTGGATGCACCGAGTGGGACGGCACTCAAGACTGCTGAGATGATTGCGGCTGTTCGTGAAGATCTGAAGCAAGGGCATCCAGATGAAAAAGAGACCATCCCAGGTGCGCGCGGAGCAGATTACGAAGGCTTCCGTATCCACAGTGTGCGACTCCCCGGAATGGTTGCCCACCAGGAGGTGCTCTTCGGAGCGGTGGGGCAGACCCTGTCCATCCGCCATGATTCGATTAATCGGGAGTCTTTTATGCCTGGTGTCAATATGGCTGTAAAAGCAGTCGTGAACATGAGCAGCCTGATTTATGGGTTGGAGCATTTGATTGATTAA
- a CDS encoding methylglyoxal synthase, which yields MKIALIAHDRKKEEIVQLAMAYETILSEHVLFATGTTGLRIMEATSLTVSRVLSGPLGGDQQIGAMIARNEMDLIIFLRDPLTSQPHEPDITALLRLCDVHKIPFATNLGTAEILLKALERGELDWRDVVHKENEQ from the coding sequence GTGAAAATTGCTTTAATCGCTCACGATCGGAAAAAAGAAGAGATTGTCCAGCTGGCGATGGCATATGAAACGATCTTGTCAGAGCATGTCCTTTTTGCCACAGGTACGACAGGACTTCGAATCATGGAAGCGACTTCGCTGACCGTCAGTCGAGTTCTTTCTGGACCACTCGGCGGAGATCAGCAGATCGGTGCGATGATTGCCCGCAATGAAATGGATTTGATCATCTTCTTGCGCGATCCATTGACATCACAGCCGCATGAGCCAGACATTACAGCGCTGCTTCGCCTGTGCGATGTCCACAAAATTCCGTTTGCAACCAATCTCGGTACCGCAGAGATTCTGTTGAAGGCGCTAGAACGTGGAGAGCTCGATTGGCGCGATGTGGTACATAAGGAGAATGAGCAATGA
- the bshB1 gene encoding bacillithiol biosynthesis deacetylase BshB1, translating into MSSLDILAIGAHPDDVEIGAAGSLILAAKQGKRVGILDLTYAELSSNGNVERRQSEAAAADKVMGVAERFNFGLPDRGLEAVKEEAISRIVDLIRRTRPQIVLAPYYQDRHPDHESVSRIVREAIFSSGIRKYQPDEAHPAFRPSRFLSYFINTTVTPQVVVDITSVFQEKMEALRCYRSQFEMEEGNVSTPLTNGYLDSVEYRERLFGQQAGVTYAEGFMSATPYVLANL; encoded by the coding sequence ATGAGTTCACTCGATATTTTGGCGATCGGCGCGCACCCGGATGATGTGGAAATTGGTGCGGCCGGCAGCCTGATTTTGGCAGCCAAACAGGGAAAACGCGTAGGGATTTTGGATCTGACCTACGCGGAGCTGTCATCGAATGGGAATGTAGAGCGTCGCCAGAGTGAAGCAGCGGCAGCAGACAAAGTGATGGGCGTTGCCGAGCGTTTCAATTTTGGCCTGCCAGATCGAGGATTGGAGGCAGTCAAGGAAGAGGCGATCAGCCGGATCGTAGACCTCATTCGACGGACCCGTCCGCAAATCGTTTTGGCGCCTTACTATCAAGATCGCCATCCTGACCATGAAAGTGTCAGCCGTATTGTCCGCGAAGCAATCTTTTCTTCCGGAATTCGCAAGTATCAGCCAGATGAGGCACACCCAGCTTTCCGCCCTAGTCGATTTCTTTCCTACTTTATTAATACGACGGTAACACCGCAGGTCGTTGTCGACATCACCTCCGTTTTTCAGGAAAAAATGGAGGCCCTGCGGTGTTATCGGAGCCAGTTTGAAATGGAAGAAGGCAATGTCTCCACACCGCTTACTAACGGGTATCTGGATAGTGTCGAATACCGCGAACGTCTATTTGGCCAGCAAGCTGGCGTCACCTATGCAGAAGGTTTTATGAGTGCCACGCCTTATGTATTGGCCAACCTGTAA
- the bshA gene encoding N-acetyl-alpha-D-glucosaminyl L-malate synthase BshA — protein MNIGITCYPSLGGSGVVATELGKLLAERGHQVHFITSGMPFRLGAFHPNIFYHEVEVNHYDVFKYAPYDLTLANRMAQVAQNEKLDLLHVHYAVPHALCAFLAKQMVGDHLKIMTTLHGTDITVLGYDSNLSDMIRFGIERSDLVTAVSKDLIRQTNELLHVEKEIVPVYNFVDKRRYYPKDVRELKKKFAPKGEKILMHISNFRPVKRVPDVIEIFAKVREEMPSRLILIGEGPEMGLVRKMIAEKDLTGDVCFLGKQEDVAEVLSLADVMLLPSEKESFGLVALEAMACGVPVVASTAGGIPEVVLDGVTGYLRPIGDVEGMAKETIRLLRDQELYDNFSRNSIQRSCETFCHETIASQYEALYAKILG, from the coding sequence ATGAATATCGGGATCACTTGTTATCCGTCATTAGGCGGATCAGGCGTCGTTGCCACGGAATTAGGCAAATTGCTGGCGGAGAGAGGCCACCAGGTGCATTTTATCACCTCGGGAATGCCGTTTCGCCTGGGCGCTTTTCATCCAAATATCTTTTACCATGAAGTAGAAGTAAACCACTACGATGTCTTTAAATACGCGCCGTACGACCTGACACTGGCCAATCGCATGGCGCAGGTCGCGCAAAACGAAAAGCTGGATCTTTTGCACGTCCATTATGCGGTGCCCCATGCTCTGTGCGCCTTTCTGGCGAAGCAGATGGTGGGCGATCACCTCAAGATCATGACGACCCTGCACGGGACAGACATCACCGTGCTAGGCTACGACTCCAATCTCAGTGATATGATCCGGTTTGGGATTGAGCGAAGCGATCTTGTGACGGCAGTTTCCAAGGATCTGATCCGCCAAACCAACGAATTGCTCCATGTCGAAAAGGAAATTGTACCGGTGTACAATTTTGTGGATAAAAGACGTTATTATCCGAAAGATGTCCGTGAGCTGAAGAAAAAGTTCGCCCCGAAAGGCGAGAAGATTCTCATGCACATTTCCAACTTTCGCCCTGTAAAGCGGGTGCCGGATGTGATCGAGATCTTTGCCAAGGTACGGGAGGAGATGCCTTCCCGCCTCATTTTAATCGGCGAAGGGCCGGAGATGGGTCTGGTCCGCAAGATGATCGCCGAGAAGGACCTGACAGGGGATGTCTGTTTCTTAGGCAAGCAAGAGGATGTAGCAGAAGTGCTGTCACTGGCAGATGTCATGCTCTTGCCATCCGAAAAGGAAAGCTTTGGTCTGGTTGCGCTGGAAGCGATGGCTTGCGGTGTCCCTGTCGTTGCTTCCACGGCGGGTGGAATACCGGAAGTCGTCCTGGACGGAGTGACGGGCTACCTGCGACCGATCGGAGATGTCGAGGGGATGGCCAAGGAAACCATTCGACTCCTGCGCGACCAAGAGCTGTACGACAACTTTTCGCGAAACAGCATCCAACGCTCCTGTGAAACGTTTTGTCATGAAACAATCGCATCTCAATACGAAGCACTCTATGCAAAAATCCTCGGTTAG
- a CDS encoding CCA tRNA nucleotidyltransferase yields the protein MRKELAVTILQTLEAHGFEAYFVGGCVRDWLLGRPVHDIDICTNAHPGDVIRLFPDHVPTGLKHGTVSVKMNGHFFEVTTYRTEGKYEDYRRPSDVQFVDELNLDLQRRDFTMNAMAMDLKNELQDPFNGREDLAQQLVRAVGIPEERFQEDALRLLRAVRFAAQLGFAIETKTLAAMKATAPYLSHIAVERVREELNKMLDSASPQQGCELLTKTKLFTHAPLLERLFERASKQAWRLVHLNQVTQKWSLLLYAAELGEEASRKVCQQVRMSKRETEEISTFVRLLHSIKPQWDSPSELIWGPILLDVGWETSCELARILKAIWWKDQRETFMEKVQEAFEKMPVKTVKELAVTGLDLQVALQKKPGEWIWRVLNHLLTQTALHGLPNTQEALIEAAKKEVARNEY from the coding sequence ATGAGAAAAGAACTGGCGGTCACGATACTGCAAACACTGGAGGCACATGGCTTTGAAGCCTATTTCGTGGGTGGCTGCGTCCGCGATTGGCTGCTCGGAAGACCCGTGCACGATATAGATATATGTACGAATGCCCATCCTGGCGACGTGATTCGTCTCTTTCCCGACCATGTTCCGACTGGACTCAAGCACGGGACGGTTTCTGTGAAAATGAACGGACATTTTTTTGAGGTGACGACGTACCGGACAGAAGGAAAGTATGAGGATTATCGCCGTCCGAGCGATGTGCAGTTTGTCGATGAGCTCAATCTGGACCTTCAGCGGCGAGACTTTACGATGAATGCCATGGCTATGGATCTCAAGAATGAACTGCAGGATCCATTCAATGGGCGAGAAGATTTGGCGCAGCAACTCGTCCGGGCGGTAGGGATACCCGAAGAAAGATTTCAAGAGGATGCCCTTCGATTGCTGCGAGCTGTCCGATTTGCCGCGCAGCTCGGATTTGCGATCGAGACGAAGACACTCGCAGCGATGAAAGCGACCGCTCCCTATTTGTCGCATATTGCCGTGGAGAGGGTAAGGGAAGAGCTGAATAAAATGCTGGATAGCGCATCGCCGCAGCAGGGCTGTGAGTTGTTGACAAAGACAAAGCTATTTACGCATGCGCCACTGTTGGAACGGCTGTTCGAACGGGCAAGCAAGCAGGCGTGGAGGCTCGTCCATCTCAACCAGGTGACGCAGAAATGGTCCTTGCTGCTGTATGCAGCTGAGCTTGGCGAGGAAGCCTCTCGCAAGGTTTGCCAACAGGTACGGATGTCCAAGCGCGAGACGGAAGAAATATCGACATTTGTACGCCTGCTGCATAGCATCAAACCGCAGTGGGATTCCCCAAGCGAACTGATTTGGGGGCCGATTTTGCTCGATGTGGGATGGGAGACGAGCTGCGAGCTGGCTCGCATCCTAAAGGCCATCTGGTGGAAGGACCAGAGAGAAACCTTCATGGAGAAGGTCCAAGAGGCTTTCGAGAAAATGCCGGTGAAAACAGTGAAAGAGCTTGCTGTGACCGGACTTGATTTGCAGGTGGCATTGCAAAAAAAGCCGGGAGAATGGATATGGCGTGTTCTCAATCACTTGTTGACCCAAACAGCCTTGCATGGTTTGCCGAACACTCAGGAAGCCTTGATCGAGGCTGCGAAGAAAGAGGTTGCACGGAATGAATATTAA
- a CDS encoding biotin--[acetyl-CoA-carboxylase] ligase produces MNIKQVILQAFHDHPGEFISGEELSQTCGCSRTAVWKHIEELRKDGYEFEAVRKSGYRLLVAPDRLSAAEITAGLQTKRIGQHVLAHDEVISTQPLAHEAAARGAEEGTLVLAEQQTGGKGRLGRQWHSPKGTGIWMSLIVRPAIPLPKTPQMTLLTAVSVARTIREETGLPVKIKWPNDIFIGDKKVCGILTELNAESDRVNYLVIGIGLNANSVEGDFPQELAEIATSLRIEAGEPVKRVRFIQQFCRHFEEEYDYFLQHGFERIKAEWEAHSYTIGRWVNVQTISQKLEGRAVALDDEGVLLVEDQYGAIHKVYSADVNYRANP; encoded by the coding sequence ATGAATATTAAGCAGGTCATCCTACAGGCGTTTCACGATCATCCGGGAGAATTCATTTCCGGTGAAGAATTGAGCCAGACCTGCGGCTGCTCGCGGACAGCCGTATGGAAGCATATTGAGGAGCTGCGCAAAGACGGCTATGAGTTTGAAGCAGTGCGCAAATCGGGCTATCGACTGCTGGTTGCTCCGGATCGCTTGTCTGCTGCAGAAATAACTGCCGGTTTGCAAACAAAACGAATCGGCCAGCATGTCTTGGCACATGATGAGGTGATCTCCACCCAACCCCTCGCCCATGAAGCGGCTGCACGAGGAGCAGAAGAAGGGACCCTGGTGTTGGCGGAGCAGCAGACTGGCGGAAAGGGGCGTCTGGGCCGTCAGTGGCATTCGCCGAAAGGGACAGGTATCTGGATGAGCTTGATCGTACGCCCAGCCATTCCTTTGCCCAAGACGCCTCAGATGACTCTCTTGACAGCAGTCAGTGTGGCACGGACAATCAGGGAAGAAACGGGGCTGCCTGTTAAAATCAAATGGCCCAACGATATTTTTATTGGCGATAAGAAAGTGTGCGGGATTCTGACGGAATTGAATGCTGAATCAGACCGAGTCAACTATTTGGTCATTGGAATCGGCCTGAATGCAAACAGTGTGGAGGGTGACTTCCCCCAAGAGCTGGCTGAGATCGCGACATCGCTGCGGATTGAGGCTGGCGAACCTGTGAAACGAGTGCGCTTCATTCAGCAATTTTGCCGTCATTTTGAGGAAGAGTACGATTATTTCCTGCAGCACGGATTTGAACGGATCAAAGCAGAGTGGGAAGCCCATTCGTACACAATCGGGCGGTGGGTGAACGTCCAGACGATCTCCCAGAAGCTCGAAGGACGAGCCGTTGCGCTGGATGATGAAGGTGTATTACTGGTGGAAGATCAGTATGGCGCTATTCATAAAGTGTATTCAGCCGACGTCAATTATCGTGCAAATCCGTAA
- the panB gene encoding 3-methyl-2-oxobutanoate hydroxymethyltransferase, giving the protein MANGRPITTSDIRKKKEAGIPITMMTAYDFPSAKLVEEAGVDMILVGDSLGMVVLGYDSTIPVTMEDMIHHTKAVTRAAKKAFVVTDLPFLSYHGTLEEAIKNAGRLMQEGSAKAVKMEGGKELAPLVTRCVQAGIPVVGHIGLTPQSVHQLGGYKVQGRDLAQAERLLEDALALQEAGAFAIVLECVPQEVTGMIAKKLEIPVIGIGAGVTCDGQVLVFHDVVGYASQITPKFVKRYTDIGSAIREAVAGYVKDVEERRFPAPEHVFHASEDTIKQLYGEGVAHS; this is encoded by the coding sequence ATGGCAAATGGCAGACCGATTACCACATCCGACATTCGAAAAAAGAAAGAAGCGGGTATCCCCATTACGATGATGACCGCCTATGACTTCCCATCCGCCAAATTGGTGGAGGAAGCGGGAGTGGACATGATATTGGTAGGGGATTCGCTCGGGATGGTCGTCCTAGGGTATGACTCGACGATTCCCGTTACGATGGAGGATATGATCCACCATACGAAAGCCGTTACCCGTGCGGCTAAAAAAGCGTTCGTCGTGACAGATTTGCCTTTTCTCAGCTATCACGGCACGCTGGAAGAAGCCATCAAAAATGCGGGGCGCCTGATGCAGGAAGGTTCTGCAAAGGCCGTCAAAATGGAAGGCGGAAAAGAACTGGCACCCCTCGTGACACGCTGTGTGCAAGCGGGAATCCCGGTCGTCGGCCACATCGGCTTGACCCCGCAGTCTGTCCACCAGCTCGGCGGGTATAAAGTGCAAGGACGCGATCTGGCACAAGCGGAGCGACTGTTAGAGGATGCTTTGGCACTGCAGGAAGCAGGGGCATTTGCCATTGTCCTGGAATGCGTGCCACAGGAAGTCACGGGAATGATCGCGAAAAAACTGGAGATCCCAGTCATTGGCATTGGCGCTGGGGTGACATGCGATGGACAAGTCCTCGTCTTCCATGATGTAGTGGGCTATGCTTCCCAAATTACACCGAAATTTGTAAAACGCTATACGGACATCGGAAGTGCGATCCGCGAGGCGGTAGCAGGTTATGTGAAAGATGTCGAGGAACGGCGCTTTCCGGCTCCGGAGCATGTGTTTCACGCTTCGGAAGATACGATTAAACAGCTGTACGGCGAAGGAGTTGCCCACTCATGA
- the panC gene encoding pantoate--beta-alanine ligase, with amino-acid sequence MIQTLEQISTIAEMRVHIKEARRQGKTIGMVPTMGYLHEGHLSLARAAKENCDVVVMSIFVNPLQFGPNEDFERYPRDIERDRELARSAGVDFLFTPEVSEMYPKPMLTNVSVSHVTELLCGKSRPGHFDGVATVVTKLFQIVQPDYAFFGQKDAQQVAVVSQMVADLSMPVQIVPCPIVREADGLAMSSRNVYLTPEEREEALVLSRSLKQAEAWLYEGVALRDIQERMIAMISEMPLAAIEYVEVLRYPDLVPVEQPTPGESIIVALAVRFGKTRLIDNLITSI; translated from the coding sequence ATGATCCAGACCTTAGAGCAAATTTCAACCATTGCAGAAATGCGCGTTCATATAAAAGAAGCAAGACGCCAGGGGAAAACCATTGGCATGGTGCCGACGATGGGGTACCTGCACGAGGGACATCTGAGCCTCGCGCGTGCAGCGAAAGAGAATTGCGATGTGGTTGTCATGAGCATTTTTGTCAATCCGCTGCAATTTGGTCCCAATGAAGACTTTGAGCGTTATCCGCGTGATATCGAGCGCGACCGAGAGCTGGCAAGATCGGCAGGTGTGGATTTCCTCTTTACTCCAGAAGTGAGTGAGATGTACCCAAAACCGATGCTAACCAACGTATCTGTTTCCCATGTAACGGAGCTGCTCTGCGGGAAATCCCGCCCCGGTCATTTTGATGGCGTTGCGACAGTGGTGACAAAGCTTTTCCAGATTGTTCAACCGGATTACGCCTTTTTTGGACAGAAGGATGCTCAGCAGGTAGCAGTGGTATCGCAAATGGTCGCTGACTTGTCCATGCCTGTACAAATCGTCCCATGCCCGATCGTTCGGGAAGCGGATGGGCTTGCGATGAGCTCCCGGAATGTGTATTTGACTCCGGAAGAGCGCGAGGAGGCTCTCGTGCTGTCTCGAAGTTTGAAGCAAGCGGAGGCTTGGCTCTACGAAGGTGTGGCGCTGCGTGACATCCAGGAGCGCATGATCGCCATGATCTCGGAAATGCCGCTGGCGGCTATTGAATATGTCGAGGTGCTTCGATACCCTGACTTGGTCCCAGTCGAGCAGCCCACACCGGGAGAATCGATCATCGTGGCATTGGCGGTCCGTTTTGGAAAGACGCGCCTGATTGATAACTTGATCACCAGCATCTGA
- the panD gene encoding aspartate 1-decarboxylase, producing the protein MLRTMMKAKIHRATVTEANLNYVGSITIDKNILDALDILPNEKVQIVNNNNGARLETYVIEGAPGSGVICLNGAAARLVQEGDIVIIIAYAMMTDEEARTYKPRVAIMDEKNQIKEMLGEEIHATIL; encoded by the coding sequence GTGCTGCGCACAATGATGAAGGCAAAGATCCACCGCGCTACCGTAACAGAAGCGAATTTGAATTACGTCGGCAGTATTACCATTGATAAAAACATCCTGGATGCGTTGGATATTTTGCCAAATGAGAAAGTGCAAATCGTCAACAACAACAATGGAGCCAGGCTGGAGACGTACGTCATCGAAGGTGCACCTGGCAGCGGGGTCATCTGCTTGAACGGGGCGGCTGCCCGTCTTGTGCAGGAAGGGGATATCGTGATCATTATCGCCTATGCCATGATGACGGACGAAGAAGCTCGCACCTATAAACCCCGCGTGGCTATCATGGACGAAAAGAATCAAATCAAAGAAATGCTCGGGGAAGAAATTCACGCGACCATTCTATAA
- a CDS encoding tetratricopeptide repeat protein yields the protein MKIEDWFQTLRSKAETIEEKWSDATEQERLQLADQLFYLRQVSDTVVDLWLQFEERLSIAIRRIKQMEGQLPVDDKHTQVAVTNETSDKDSSQSEVASAPLKKGKESTSELKEANPYDPVFRRGEGFYHLRMFQDAKKCFEELMQHAPDWESGRLYYAYSLLFCEEQEHAFREFRLLSRSASSPTVVASSFNAIGCILAEEQQWLEAAQAFKSSLEIKTDQEEARYNLALCYLKDGDAQEALDEIEKCLQKDEDDWESQMLWLRAAQLLQSMDESAELAPPSPIQLPTRDLDTDTLQEMASLYESVGNYHRAQICYHFLTERLPREGWAWHGLAWNTWLIAGTKRALTLMKKAISLAPDQDDFTFSYGWMQLFDGKIDEAVRAFRQMLEKNRENRLGQSGMISAYEKMGEYAAAKRMAKEFTEDQEPYVRSLGYFHLGRLAVVEENWRMAEQYFQRTLPHISQLREVPIYMQLCASKLGEQTSVKELLQPEL from the coding sequence GTGAAAATAGAAGATTGGTTCCAAACGCTGCGTTCAAAAGCGGAAACGATCGAAGAAAAATGGTCGGATGCGACAGAGCAGGAGAGGCTGCAGCTTGCCGATCAATTGTTCTATTTGCGTCAAGTTAGCGATACTGTCGTCGACCTCTGGCTGCAGTTTGAAGAACGACTGTCCATTGCCATTCGGCGGATCAAGCAAATGGAAGGTCAGCTTCCGGTGGATGACAAGCATACTCAGGTAGCCGTGACAAACGAAACTTCGGACAAGGACTCGTCGCAAAGCGAGGTGGCTTCAGCTCCACTCAAAAAAGGGAAAGAAAGCACAAGTGAGCTGAAAGAAGCCAATCCGTATGATCCCGTGTTCCGTCGAGGAGAGGGCTTTTATCATCTGCGCATGTTTCAAGATGCAAAAAAATGCTTTGAGGAACTGATGCAGCATGCCCCGGATTGGGAGAGCGGCCGATTGTACTACGCGTACAGCTTGTTGTTCTGCGAGGAGCAGGAGCATGCTTTTCGGGAATTTCGTCTATTAAGCCGTTCCGCGAGCTCTCCTACGGTCGTAGCGAGCAGTTTCAATGCGATCGGGTGCATACTGGCCGAAGAACAGCAGTGGCTCGAGGCGGCGCAAGCCTTCAAATCTTCACTCGAGATAAAGACGGATCAAGAAGAAGCTCGCTATAATCTGGCCTTGTGCTACCTCAAGGACGGCGATGCCCAGGAAGCGCTGGATGAAATCGAGAAGTGCCTGCAAAAGGATGAGGATGACTGGGAATCCCAAATGCTATGGCTTCGGGCAGCGCAGCTGCTGCAGTCGATGGATGAGTCCGCTGAGCTTGCACCGCCTTCTCCCATACAATTGCCGACCCGAGACCTGGATACCGATACCTTGCAGGAAATGGCAAGCTTGTACGAGTCGGTAGGCAATTATCATCGTGCCCAGATCTGCTACCACTTCTTGACGGAAAGGCTGCCCCGCGAAGGCTGGGCTTGGCATGGACTCGCCTGGAACACGTGGTTGATCGCAGGGACGAAGCGCGCATTGACCTTGATGAAGAAGGCCATCAGCCTTGCCCCCGATCAGGATGATTTTACTTTTAGCTACGGCTGGATGCAGCTCTTTGACGGGAAGATCGATGAGGCGGTCCGAGCTTTCCGGCAAATGCTGGAGAAAAATAGAGAGAATCGCCTCGGCCAATCGGGGATGATCTCCGCCTATGAAAAGATGGGCGAGTATGCTGCGGCCAAACGCATGGCCAAAGAGTTCACGGAAGATCAGGAACCGTATGTCCGTTCGCTTGGCTATTTTCATTTGGGGCGTCTGGCTGTAGTCGAGGAAAACTGGCGAATGGCGGAGCAGTACTTTCAACGTACTCTGCCGCACATCAGCCAGCTCCGGGAAGTGCCGATCTATATGCAGCTGTGCGCAAGCAAACTAGGGGAACAGACTTCTGTGAAAGAACTGCTTCAGCCCGAACTGTGA